tttttagaTGTTAACTTTGCTAAACAATAAATGTTAATTCTATTCCAATTTagccttatttgattctttttaataatataaagataaaattgaTCCGTTGAATAATAGAGAGACTAATTTGATTAAATTCCTATAATAAACCTATCAGGTATATTCAcccatatatatcataaaataacaaAGCCTTTTGAGTAAAATTGCCATTTATGATAAGCCCTATATGATGAATAGAAAGCTGAAGATCTCCCTCTCACCTTCACTTGTAATTGAAGGAACTTGACATAGCTAATTGCTTTCTCCAGCATGGTTACTAGATCAACCTGTGGAGCAAACAAAtttataaacatgcatataattaatttccaatttTAACAAATAAGTACAAtgggaaaatatatatttgtttcagttgtaattaataattaattgcTTACCTTGGAACCATTAGGCACTAGTTCTTGTAGTATCTTCAACCGCTCACTGATCCTCTCACGTCGATTCTGTATATTTACATCAAAAGCAATTTCTCATAGTTAATTTTCCCTCTTGATTTTGGTTGTTTTCCTATTAATAAAAAAGGGTTAATTCAACATGACATCCTCAAATTAtggtttatattttaaattaatcctTGAACTTCAATGCGTTGTAATTGAGTACTCAAAATATCATTATTGTATCAATCATATCTTTCTGTTAGCCTAACTATTAGCTTGGATATTAATTAATAGCTCAAATCTAATATGGAATATGTTTAAAACAAGTGAATCATATTATGAACATTTGCGTCCCTATTGCATGGAAAACTTGGAATTGACTTgttaaaaagagaagaaaaattcTCTTGAATTTTATTGGTATTGTCTATTTTTTTAACCGGTTAGATCTAGAGAATTCATGTAGTAAATACAcgtgtttataatttaattcacgTGCTCTACATGTACTCCATGTCAAATTTGGATTAGCATTTAATATCTAAATAGAAACTAAAGTGATAGAAAGACGTGATTGATACAATACTCTAATATGTAGATGACTTGATAGGAATGTTTTAGAGTTTGAGACCAATTTAGAATTTCGAGGGTAGTTTAGGGATTCTTAGTGGAATTATACCCTAAAAAAACAAGTTTCAATGCATGTAAAGCAAACCTTGGCTGCAATACTTTGAGGATCCTTTGAAGGACCGGACTTTGATTTAGCCCTCTTAGCTTCATTGCTACATTGTTTCTTCAAAGCTTGAGTGCTATCTccctaaaaaaaaaacacacaattTTATCATATGAATTGTGTTTTAATTACTTGGATTGAAACGGAAAAGAAGAAATGGTACCGTATTCAGACGCTTAACGCCGGCAACTCCTGGTGACCGTAACTCCGGTATACTGTCAGCATCCATTGCTGATTCAGAGTATAACCAATCTCCATTGTTCTCTTTCGAGCTAAAATTGCTAGCTGTTTCAAAGCAACTAAAATCTTCCACCAAGCGAGGATCCCACATAGAATAATTATCTTTGTGACTTGCTCTTTTTAAGTAAGTACCGCTTCGTGGAGCCTTCTCGTTTTGTTCAAAGCTAAGAAGAGATCCATAATTAGTCCCATGATGATATTGATGAATGAAGTTGTCGTACATTGAACTGCCTTTGAAGTTTATCAATGAATGAACTTCCTCATGCGGTGGCCGGAATACGAAACTGTCGGAATCAATACTACGCGGAGAGGAAAATGAGGAAGAGCTAGTCATCGGAAAGTTGTTGACACCACCGCCAAGCTTTTTCAAGTGATCATCACCACCTTCATCAAAGTTTCCATTATTGAAAGCTGAGGTTTGAAGTGAGCAAATAGGGTCCTTGGCTAGTGCCATTATg
The Gossypium hirsutum isolate 1008001.06 chromosome A07, Gossypium_hirsutum_v2.1, whole genome shotgun sequence genome window above contains:
- the LOC107936623 gene encoding putative transcription factor bHLH086 — protein: MALAKDPICSLQTSAFNNGNFDEGGDDHLKKLGGGVNNFPMTSSSSFSSPRSIDSDSFVFRPPHEEVHSLINFKGSSMYDNFIHQYHHGTNYGSLLSFEQNEKAPRSGTYLKRASHKDNYSMWDPRLVEDFSCFETASNFSSKENNGDWLYSESAMDADSIPELRSPGVAGVKRLNTGDSTQALKKQCSNEAKRAKSKSGPSKDPQSIAAKNRRERISERLKILQELVPNGSKVDLVTMLEKAISYVKFLQLQVKVLATDEFWPVQGGKAPDISQVREAIDAILSSSKKDINSS